Proteins from a single region of Desulfolutivibrio sulfoxidireducens:
- a CDS encoding response regulator codes for MKQHILIVDGDPLALTYHEHILSQHFSVETATSAEDALARLRQNGPFAVVVSDLFLPTRGGKSFLAKVQRLCPDIVNIVLAANPTPETIMGAINENHVFGFFCKTAPPAELIRKIRAALEHHRHQSGLRLPYGKNVLTSEERDYLHDLTSSWPC; via the coding sequence ATGAAACAACACATCCTCATCGTGGATGGCGATCCGCTGGCCCTGACCTACCACGAGCACATCCTCTCCCAGCACTTTTCCGTGGAGACCGCCACAAGCGCCGAGGATGCTCTTGCCCGCCTGCGCCAGAACGGCCCCTTCGCCGTGGTGGTCTCGGACCTGTTCCTGCCCACCCGCGGCGGCAAGTCTTTCCTGGCCAAGGTGCAGCGCCTGTGCCCGGACATCGTGAACATCGTTCTGGCGGCCAACCCCACGCCTGAAACCATCATGGGCGCCATCAACGAGAACCACGTCTTTGGTTTTTTCTGCAAAACCGCCCCCCCGGCCGAACTGATCCGCAAGATCCGGGCCGCCCTGGAGCATCACCGGCATCAGTCGGGGCTCCGTCTGCCTTATGGGAAAAACGTCCTGACCAGCGAGGAACGGGACTACCTCCACGACCTGACCAGTTCCTGGCCCTGCTGA
- a CDS encoding ABC transporter permease, translated as MPRENKNAPSPPAARILRREDAGHGPTLTLSGRLDAAGTAAVWDAAVAMVRAAGTAPVTVDASGVTHCSGPGIGLLLELTLLARQAGGTLAVTGLDPKFHRLFDLHDPVAFLKNARRPGKRLSLPEELGREAWRLSVDVRHLISFVGEFATALAVAARHPGRVRWKDALAVAETAGVNALPIILLVGFLMGLIMAFQSAVPLKQFGAEIYVAKLLVISMTRELGPLVTAIILAGRSGSAFAAEIGTMSVNEEIHALVTMGLDPVRFLVVTRVLAAVAMTPILSIFFTLASLVGGALVMLTFGYPLVTYLNQLQSSASIGDILGGLSKSAVFGFFVCGIGCLRGLQTRGGPSAVGDATTSAVVSGIILIAVADGVFAVLFYAMGW; from the coding sequence ATGCCACGGGAAAACAAAAACGCCCCATCCCCGCCCGCCGCCAGGATCCTCCGTCGGGAGGATGCCGGCCACGGCCCGACCCTGACGCTCTCGGGACGTCTGGACGCCGCCGGAACGGCCGCCGTGTGGGACGCGGCCGTGGCCATGGTCCGCGCGGCGGGCACGGCCCCGGTGACCGTCGACGCCTCGGGAGTCACCCACTGTTCCGGCCCAGGCATCGGCCTGCTTTTGGAGTTGACCCTTCTCGCCCGCCAGGCCGGAGGGACCCTGGCCGTGACCGGCCTTGACCCGAAATTCCACCGCCTGTTCGACCTGCACGACCCGGTCGCCTTTTTGAAAAACGCCCGCCGCCCCGGAAAACGCCTCAGCCTGCCCGAGGAACTGGGCCGGGAGGCCTGGCGGCTTTCCGTGGACGTGCGCCACCTGATTTCCTTTGTCGGGGAATTCGCCACAGCCCTGGCCGTGGCCGCGCGCCATCCGGGCCGGGTGCGCTGGAAAGACGCCCTGGCCGTGGCCGAGACCGCCGGGGTCAACGCCCTGCCCATCATCCTGCTCGTCGGCTTTCTCATGGGCCTGATCATGGCCTTCCAGTCGGCGGTTCCCCTGAAGCAGTTCGGGGCGGAGATCTACGTGGCCAAGCTCCTGGTCATCTCCATGACCCGGGAACTGGGCCCCCTGGTCACGGCCATCATCCTGGCCGGACGTTCGGGCTCGGCCTTCGCCGCCGAGATCGGAACAATGAGCGTCAACGAGGAGATACACGCCCTGGTGACCATGGGACTCGATCCGGTGCGCTTTTTGGTGGTCACTCGGGTCCTGGCCGCCGTGGCCATGACCCCCATCCTGTCGATCTTTTTCACTCTGGCGAGCCTGGTGGGCGGGGCCCTGGTCATGCTCACCTTCGGGTATCCGCTGGTCACGTATCTCAATCAACTCCAATCCTCGGCATCCATCGGCGACATCCTGGGCGGGCTTTCCAAGTCCGCCGTCTTCGGCTTTTTCGTGTGCGGCATCGGCTGCCTGCGGGGCCTGCAGACCCGGGGAGGCCCGAGCGCCGTGGGCGACGCCACGACCAGCGCCGTGGTCAGCGGCATCATCCTCATCGCCGTGGCCGACGGCGTCTTCGCCGTGCTGTTCTACGCCATGGGGTGGTGA
- a CDS encoding ABC transporter ATP-binding protein, whose protein sequence is MPDATPTRTPTDDPIIRVKRLTAAYGDRVILDDVSFRVNRGEVFVILGGSGSGKSTLLKHMIGLYEPVRGEVFIEDRNLTRAFGRDRLDILSRFGVMYQAGALFGSMTLLENVRLPLAEFTRLPEAAIDLVARMKLDLVGLADAADCMPAELSGGMRKRGALARAMALDPDILFLDEPSAGLDPVTSAELDALILKLKDLGITFVLVTHELPSIQAIADRVIMLDGRTKKIIAEGPPAFLRDQATDPFVRQFFHREARAA, encoded by the coding sequence ATGCCCGACGCGACACCAACGCGGACGCCCACAGACGATCCCATCATCCGGGTAAAGCGCCTCACGGCGGCCTACGGCGACCGGGTCATCCTCGACGATGTGTCGTTTCGCGTGAACCGGGGGGAGGTGTTCGTCATCCTGGGCGGATCGGGAAGCGGCAAATCCACCCTGCTCAAACACATGATCGGCCTGTACGAACCGGTCAGGGGCGAGGTCTTCATCGAGGACCGAAACCTTACCCGGGCCTTTGGTCGGGACCGTCTGGACATCCTGTCCCGCTTCGGGGTCATGTACCAGGCCGGGGCGCTCTTCGGATCCATGACCCTGCTTGAAAACGTGCGCCTGCCGCTTGCGGAGTTCACCCGGCTGCCCGAGGCGGCCATCGACCTCGTGGCCCGGATGAAGCTCGATCTGGTGGGCCTTGCCGACGCGGCCGATTGCATGCCTGCGGAGCTTTCCGGGGGCATGCGCAAACGCGGGGCCTTGGCCCGGGCCATGGCCCTGGACCCGGACATCCTGTTTCTGGACGAGCCCTCGGCCGGACTCGACCCGGTCACCTCGGCCGAACTCGACGCACTCATCCTCAAGCTCAAGGACCTGGGGATCACCTTCGTGCTGGTCACCCACGAGCTGCCGAGCATCCAGGCCATAGCCGACCGGGTGATCATGCTCGACGGGCGCACGAAAAAAATCATCGCCGAAGGGCCGCCGGCCTTTCTCCGCGACCAGGCCACGGACCCCTTTGTCCGGCAATTCTTCCACAGGGAGGCCCGCGCGGCATGA
- a CDS encoding MlaD family protein, translating into MSAKPNYFKLGLFIITGSLILVAALIILGLGGASQKTIRMETYFKESVQGIDIGTPVKFLGVRVGNITRISFAFVKYQDFASSHLRYVLVEFGIDPSSYYTGGENLDFEEIIKREVARGLRIKTAPQGLTGTAYLEMDYVDPAKNPPLPIDWQPAYSYIPSAPSTIARLEETLRIFSDTLTKIRDAGIDTSVANLNGLITSARKAVEDARLGQISERVHKLIGSLDATNASLHAFLEGPDFNAGVKSFAASMGNIQRGTDSLPQAVEDTRRLIREVLDLLAEQRGEIRSILENTGQTMENVKDLTGDAKRNPARLFFGEPPARKEP; encoded by the coding sequence ATGAGCGCCAAGCCCAATTACTTCAAGCTCGGCCTTTTCATCATCACCGGGAGCCTGATCCTGGTGGCGGCCCTGATCATACTGGGCCTCGGCGGCGCGTCGCAAAAAACCATCAGGATGGAGACCTATTTCAAGGAATCCGTCCAGGGCATCGACATCGGCACCCCGGTCAAATTCCTCGGCGTCCGGGTGGGGAACATCACCCGCATCTCCTTCGCCTTCGTCAAATACCAGGATTTCGCCAGTTCGCACCTGCGCTACGTCCTGGTGGAGTTCGGCATCGACCCGAGCAGCTATTACACCGGCGGGGAAAATCTGGACTTCGAGGAGATCATCAAACGCGAGGTGGCCCGGGGCCTGCGCATCAAGACCGCGCCCCAGGGACTCACGGGCACGGCCTACCTGGAGATGGACTACGTGGACCCGGCCAAAAACCCGCCCCTGCCCATCGACTGGCAGCCCGCCTATTCCTACATCCCCTCGGCCCCCAGCACCATCGCCCGGCTGGAGGAGACGCTACGCATCTTCAGCGACACCCTGACCAAAATCCGCGACGCGGGCATCGACACCTCGGTGGCCAACCTCAACGGACTCATCACGTCCGCGCGCAAGGCCGTGGAAGACGCGCGGCTCGGGCAGATCAGCGAACGGGTGCACAAGCTCATCGGCAGCCTGGACGCCACCAACGCCAGCCTGCACGCCTTTCTCGAAGGCCCCGACTTCAACGCCGGCGTCAAAAGCTTCGCCGCATCCATGGGGAACATCCAACGCGGCACCGACTCCCTGCCCCAGGCCGTGGAGGACACCCGCCGCCTGATCCGGGAGGTCCTGGACCTTTTGGCCGAACAGCGCGGCGAGATCCGCTCCATCCTGGAAAACACCGGCCAGACCATGGAGAACGTCAAGGACCTGACAGGGGACGCCAAACGCAATCCGGCCCGGCTCTTTTTCGGCGAGCCTCCGGCCCGCAAGGAACCATGA
- a CDS encoding ABC-type transport auxiliary lipoprotein family protein — MNIVSRPAVIAVLLALATLVAGCSAPKIPAPEKRFYAINPTRPETLPPAPGGPILRVRAFEISPAVSGKEMVYRLAEHEFESDYYNVYFVAPGPAVTQAARQWLRACGLFSLVPPEGSLAGGAADADLILEGSVTALYGDFRDRAAPKAVAEVQFFVGKKTGGAPEVVFQRNYRAAVPFSFDGSDSAALAAALNTALADVLSRFEADMRACLAGLTPAMP, encoded by the coding sequence ATGAACATCGTCTCCCGCCCGGCCGTGATCGCGGTCCTTCTGGCCCTGGCGACGCTTGTCGCGGGCTGTTCCGCGCCAAAAATCCCGGCCCCGGAAAAACGCTTCTACGCCATAAACCCGACCCGGCCGGAAACCCTGCCGCCAGCCCCGGGCGGCCCGATCCTGCGGGTGCGGGCCTTTGAAATCTCTCCGGCCGTTTCCGGAAAGGAGATGGTCTACCGCCTGGCCGAGCACGAATTCGAGTCGGACTACTACAACGTCTATTTCGTGGCCCCGGGGCCGGCCGTGACCCAGGCCGCGCGGCAGTGGCTGCGCGCCTGCGGGCTTTTCTCCCTGGTGCCGCCCGAGGGCAGCCTGGCCGGCGGGGCGGCCGACGCCGACCTGATCCTGGAAGGCTCGGTCACGGCCCTGTACGGCGATTTCCGGGACCGGGCCGCGCCCAAGGCCGTGGCCGAGGTGCAATTCTTCGTGGGCAAAAAGACCGGCGGCGCGCCGGAAGTCGTTTTCCAGCGCAACTACCGCGCCGCCGTGCCGTTTTCTTTCGACGGCTCGGACTCGGCGGCCCTGGCCGCGGCCCTGAATACGGCCCTGGCGGATGTCCTGTCCCGGTTCGAGGCCGACATGCGGGCCTGCCTCGCGGGACTCACGCCTGCCATGCCCTGA
- a CDS encoding Fe-S-containing hydro-lyase produces MSAQYKLSTPLTDEDVSKLEIGDVVLLTGTIYTARDAAHKRLVESLDKGETLPFDLKGALIYYVGPSPAPPGRPIGAAGPTTSYRMDSYAPRLHSLGLKATIGKGKRSDEVKAALAKYTAVYFGATGGAGALLSQCIKAARVIAYEDLGPEAIRELSVVDFPLLVINDAKGGELYVKPKLA; encoded by the coding sequence ATGTCCGCGCAATACAAACTGAGCACCCCGCTTACGGACGAGGACGTCTCCAAGCTTGAAATCGGGGACGTGGTGCTCCTGACCGGCACCATCTACACCGCTCGGGACGCGGCGCACAAGCGCCTGGTGGAGTCCCTGGACAAGGGCGAGACCCTGCCCTTCGACCTGAAAGGGGCGCTCATTTACTATGTCGGCCCGTCCCCGGCGCCCCCGGGACGGCCCATAGGCGCGGCCGGCCCGACCACCAGCTACCGCATGGACAGCTACGCCCCGAGGCTGCATTCCCTGGGGCTCAAGGCCACCATCGGCAAGGGCAAGCGCAGCGACGAGGTCAAGGCGGCGCTGGCGAAGTACACGGCGGTCTATTTCGGGGCCACGGGCGGCGCTGGCGCGCTTTTGTCCCAGTGCATCAAGGCGGCCAGGGTCATTGCCTACGAGGACCTGGGTCCCGAGGCCATCCGGGAGCTTTCCGTGGTGGATTTTCCGCTGCTGGTGATAAACGACGCCAAGGGCGGCGAGTTGTACGTGAAGCCGAAGCTGGCGTAG
- a CDS encoding fumarate hydratase, whose product MRIIPAADVIEAVATMCMESNVELPADVWAKFRECAAREEVPSAKEIFRQLLENADLAKETRLPLCQDTGLAVLFVEMGEDCRVEGGLRAAVDEGVRKGYKDGYLRKSACDPFTRKNTGDNTPAIIHIDLVPGDRLKIAFMAKGGGSENMSRVTFLSPAQGWPGIKEFVVRRVAEAGPNPCPPTVIGVGIGGNAELSAIIAKKALLRELDDVHPDPDIAAKEKELLEAINELGIGPMGLGGKTTSLGVKIAVAPCHLASLPLAVNVQCHSSRHREVTL is encoded by the coding sequence ATGCGAATCATACCGGCGGCGGATGTCATCGAGGCTGTGGCCACGATGTGCATGGAATCCAATGTGGAGCTTCCGGCCGACGTGTGGGCCAAGTTTCGCGAGTGTGCGGCCAGGGAGGAAGTGCCTTCGGCCAAGGAGATTTTCCGGCAACTGCTGGAGAACGCGGATTTGGCCAAGGAGACCAGGCTGCCCTTGTGTCAGGACACGGGGCTGGCCGTGCTTTTCGTGGAGATGGGCGAGGACTGCCGGGTCGAGGGCGGGCTTCGGGCGGCCGTCGACGAGGGCGTGCGCAAGGGCTACAAGGACGGCTATCTGCGCAAGTCCGCGTGTGATCCCTTCACCCGCAAAAATACCGGCGACAACACCCCGGCCATCATCCACATCGATCTGGTTCCCGGGGACAGGCTCAAGATCGCCTTTATGGCCAAGGGCGGCGGCAGCGAGAACATGTCCCGGGTGACCTTTTTAAGCCCCGCCCAGGGCTGGCCCGGCATCAAGGAGTTCGTGGTCCGCCGGGTGGCCGAGGCCGGACCGAATCCGTGTCCGCCCACGGTGATCGGCGTCGGGATCGGCGGCAACGCCGAGCTGTCGGCGATCATCGCCAAGAAGGCGCTTTTGCGCGAGCTTGACGACGTGCATCCCGATCCGGACATCGCGGCCAAGGAGAAGGAGCTTCTGGAGGCCATAAACGAGTTGGGCATCGGCCCCATGGGCCTTGGCGGCAAGACCACCTCCCTTGGGGTCAAGATCGCCGTGGCCCCGTGTCATCTGGCCAGCCTGCCCCTGGCGGTCAACGTGCAGTGCCATTCCTCTCGGCACAGGGAGGTGACCCTCTGA